One part of the Rutidosis leptorrhynchoides isolate AG116_Rl617_1_P2 chromosome 1, CSIRO_AGI_Rlap_v1, whole genome shotgun sequence genome encodes these proteins:
- the LOC139885805 gene encoding uncharacterized protein — translation MDFRHHISAGSPSSSSTTSSSSHRNNNHNTTTTATTNNNNNDPMQSWWESISKARSRIQLLSTILPKPDSESEDPNPISSLADSDSPAQSLLSSLTAYDAVSSSLTSSPFSGSGEDPLCNWLYDTFLSSDPDLRLVVLSFIPLIAGLYLSRIHSISDVTPSLAGFEAVLLALYSSETKSRAGKPVLISIPDLSQPSLYHSPRVSNSSASNVSSKKKPNSAKINPNSGSEPSRPSIGVLSPALEPQTAIKSTKRGTIVGVALDCYYKQISQMPSWSKLDFCKFAADFAGQDCACKSEFDQNSEITSFENGIADDTIEIERNVVDEMKNLEIEDDDSGNGGGRQGTKGTRILLPWELLQPMLRILGHCLLGPLNSNDVKDGASLAVRCLYARALHDLVPQAILATRSLIQLDKRTREAAAMAATSAANMTGSNTNTPSKAKKPEILLVSK, via the coding sequence ATGGATTTCCGACACCACATCTCCGCCGGTTCTCCTTCCTCTTCTTCCACCACCTCATCCTCCTCCCAccgtaacaacaaccacaacacaaCCACAACAGCCACCACGAACAACAATAACAACGATCCAATGCAGTCCTGGTGGGAATCAATCTCCAAAGCCCGTTCACGTATTCAACTCTTATCCACCATCTTACCCAAACCCGATTCCGAATCCGAAGATCCTAACCCGATCTCATCACTTGCTGATTCCGATTCACCCGCACAATCTCTCTTATCTTCCCTAACTGCATACGACGCCGTTTCATCATCTCTTACATCCTCACCGTTCTCCGGCTCCGGCGAGGATCCACTATGCAATTGGCTGTACGACACCTTCCTTTCATCAGATCCAGATCTCCGGCTAGTGGTTCTCTCCTTTATTCCTCTAATCGCCGGCTTATATCTCTCCAGAATCCACTCAATCTCCGATGTAACTCCATCGCTCGCCGGATTCGAAGCTGTATTGTTAGCGTTGTACTCGTCGGAAACTAAATCACGCGCTGGTAAGCCTGTTTTGATTTCGATTCCAGATCTATCACAACCGTCGCTTTATCATTCACCTAGGGTTAGTAACAGTAGTGCGAGTAATGTTAGTAGTAAGAAAAAACCTAATTCGGCTAAAATAAACCCTAATTCCGGGTCAGAACCCTCACGGCCGTCGATCGGAGTTTTATCACCTGCGTTAGAGCCGCAGACGGCGATTAAGTCTACGAAACGAGGTACGATTGTAGGAGTTGCCTTGGATTGTTATTATAAACAGATATCGCAAATGCCGAGCTGGTCGAAGCTCGATTTTTGTAAATTCGCCGCTGACTTTGCCGGACAGGATTGTGCTTGCAAGTCTGAGTTTGATCAGAACTCTGAAATTACCAGCTTTGAAAATGGAATCGCGGACGACACGATCGAAATTGAACGGAATGTTGTGGACGAAATGAAGAATTTAGAGATTGAGGATGATGATTCAGGTAATGGCGGAGGCCGTCAAGGAACTAAAGGGACTAGAATTTTGCTTCCTTGGGAACTGCTTCAACCGATGTTGAGGATTTTAGGGCATTGTTTATTGGGACCGTTGAATTCTAATGATGTGAAGGATGGTGCGTCTTTAGCTGTGAGGTGTTTGTATGCTAGAGCTTTACATGATTTAGTTCCTCAAGCGATTTTAGCTACTCGAAGTTTGATTCAGCTTGATAAGAGAACTCGTGAGGCTGCTGCAATGGCTGCCACATCAGCTGCTAATATGACGGGGTCTAATACTAATACACCAAGTAAAGCTAAGAAACCTGAGATTCTTCTGGTTTCAAAGTGA